The nucleotide sequence CGCGGACCGCCTCCATGGGCCGATCCAAGTCGGCGGCGGCAAGGCCGGCAAAACGGTTGGGGTGCAATCTGATCCACTCGGCGACCTCGTCGTTGGAGACCAGGTCCTGGCCGCCCGGTCCCTGCCACGCGCTGAGCAAGCCGAGGTCAACGTTGGCCGCGTCCATGGACGCGATGGTCGCCTCGATTGGGATGTCGGTGTCCGGTATTGACCCGCCGGTCCAACGCCGCAGCGAGGCCAAGAAGTCGCTGCGCAGGAACCGTTGCGTCGGATGCTGCATCCACACGTCGATCGTCATCGCGATTCGACTTTAGACCCCGGGTCACACGGCCAGTGCGGCGCGGGCGGCGGCACGGGTGCGCGCCGCATACTCCCCGCCAAACAGCACGACGTGCGCGAGCAGCGGGAAGAGCTGGTGTAGCCCGATCCGGTTGCGCCAGCCGGGTTTCAGCGGCTGCACCCGCTGGTAGCCGGTGATGATCGCGTCGTAGTGCGGGCAGCCGAACAGCGCCAGCATCGCCAGGTCGGTCTCGCGGTGACCGGCGTGCGCGGCGGGGTCGATCAGCACCACCCCGTCGGGTGTCCACATCACGTTGCCGCCCCACAGGTCGCCATGCAGCCGCGCTGGGCGGTCCGCTTCGTCATCAGAATCGAAGTCGCCGGCGCGGCAACGCGCCGCGACCTCAGAGATCGTGGCCCGGGTTGCCACATCGAGTTGCGGCGCGGCGAGCTCGGCCATCGGGGCCAGCCGCTCGTCGGCGTAGAACTCGCCCCAACGCTGGTGCGGCCGCAATGACATCGGCAGCGGCTGCTGTAGTGGCCCGAAGAACCCGGGCCCGTCCCAGCCGTCGGGACCCACACCGAACGCCGGGGCGCCGGCGCCGTGGGTGGTGGCGAGTTGGCGGCCGAACGCGTGCGCGGCTTCGGCGCTCGGACTGACCGACTGGAGTCGCCGCAGCGTCAGGCTCCCGGCATCGACGGAGACGACCTGCGCACAGGGCACGCCGCCGTCGACGCTGGAAAGCCAGCGCAGCCCTGAGGCTTCCCAAGCGAAATAATTGGCGGGCGCGCCCGGATGACTCTTGACGAAATCAGTCACGCAGTCGCGTGAGCGGCATGCACATCGTCGGCCGGGCGCGCCTCGGTCTGCTCCTTGGCCCAGCGGTAGTCCGGCTTGCCGGCCGGCGAGCGCTTGACCTCGTCGACGAGCCAAAGACTGCGCGGCACTTTGTATCCCGCGATCTCGGAGCGCACGAAGCTGTCCAGCTCGGCCAGCGCGGGCCGGGTACCGGGCCGGGGCTGAACGACGGCGGCCACATGCTGGCCGTACCGGGCGTCGGGCACGCCGACCACCAGCGCGTCGAAGACGTCGGGGTGGCCCTTGAGGGCGGCCTCGACCTCCTCGGGGTAGATCTTCTCGCCGCCGCTGTTGATCGACACCGAGCCGCGGCCCAGCATCGTGACGGTGCCGTCCTCCTCGACCTGCGCGTAGTCCCCCGGGATGGCGTAGCGGACGCCGTTGATGGTCCGAAACGTTTCGGCGGTCTTCTTCTCGTCCTTGTAGTAGCCGACCGGGATGTTGCCCTTCTTGGCGATGAAGCCGCGCACGCCGGAGCCGGGCTTGACCTCGTTGCCGTCGTCGTCGAGGACGACGGTGCGGTGGTCGATGGTCACCCGCGGGCCGCCGCTGTGCGGCGCGTCCTTGGCGACGATGCTGGTGCCGCCAAACCCGGTCTCCGAGGAGCCAATTGAGTCGGTGATGACCCGATTGGGCAGCAACTCGAGCAGCTTCTCCTTGATGCTCGGCGAAAACAGCGCCGCGGTGCTGGCGAGCAGGAACAGCGACGACAGGTCATAGTCGTTATCCTTCTGCAGCGCGTCCAGCAGCGGGCGCGCCATCGCGTCGCCGGTGAAGAACAACAGGTTGACCTTGTGTTTGTGGATCGTGCGCCACACCTCGTCGGCGTTGAACTCCGGTTCGAGGACGGTGGTGTGGCCACCGAACAGCGACATCCAGGTGGAGGACTGGGTGGCGCCGTGGATCATCGGCGGAATCGGATAGCGGATCATGGGCTCGCTGGCGGCCGCAGCCTTGGCCAGGTCGTACTCGTCCTTGACGAATTCGCCTGTGGCGAAGTCGGTTCCACCGAACAGCACCCGGTATATGTCCTCGTGGCGCCACATCACGCCCTTAGGGAACCCCGTCGTGCCACCCGTATACAGCAGGTAGATGTCGTCGGCGCTGCGCGGCCCGAAGTCGCGTTCGGGCGACCCCTGCGCGATCGCGTCGTAGAACTCGACGCCGCCGTACCGCTGGAAGTCTTTGTCGGAGCCGTCCTCGATCACCAGGACCGTCTTGACGTTCGGGGTGTCCGGCAAGACGTTGGCGACCCGGTCGGAGTACTGGCGTTCGTGGACGAGCGCCACCATGTCGGAGTTGTCGAACAGGTAGCGCAGCTCGGCCTCGACGTAGCGGAAGTTGACGTTGACGATGATCGCGCCGGCCTTCACCACGGCCAGCATCGCGATGACGATCTCGTTGCGGTTGCGGCAGTAGAGTCCGACCTTGTCGTCCTTCTTGACGCCCTGGTCGATCAGGTAGTGGGCGAGGCGGTTGGCCTTCTCCTCTAGTTGGGCGTAGGTGAGCTGGTCGTCGCCGCAGATGAGGGCGACACGGTCGGGCACAGCGTCGATGGCGTGCTCGGCAAGATCGGCAATATTCAGGGCCACGGCACCAAATTAGAACGTGTTACATTTCCTGACAAGTTCATGCTCGATGTCGAGGGAGAGGCAGTAGCCGTGGCCGAGTCACCAGCAAACGAGGAAACCGGGCCTTCGGAAGCAGATGCGTTGGTGGAACAGCGTGGTCACACATTGATTGTCACGTTGAATCGGCCGCACGCACGCAACGCCCTGAGCACCGAAATGATGGAAATCATGGTGCAGGCCTGGGACCGCGTCGACAACGACGACGACATCCGCTGCTGCATCCTGACCGGTGCCGGTGGCTACTTCTGCGCGGGCATGGATCTCAAGGCAGCAACCAAGAAGCCGCCGGGCGATTCCTTCAAGGACGGCAGCTACGACCCGTCGCGCATCGACGCGCTGCTCAAAGGCCGCCGGCTGAAGAAGCCACTGATCGCCGCGGTCGAGGGCCCCGCGATCGCGGGCGGCACCGAAATCCTGCAGGGCACCGACATCCGCATCGCCGGCGAGAGCGCCAAGTTCGGCATCTCCGAGGCCAAGTGGAGCCTCTACCCGATGGGCGGCTCCGCCGTGCGGCTGGTGCGGCAAATCCCATACACGGTGGCGTGCGACCTGCTGCTGACCGGGCGGCACATCACCGCCGCCGAAGCCAAGGAGATGGGCCTGATCGGGTATCTGGTGCCCGACGGGCAGGCGCTGACCAAGGCGCTAGAGATCGCCGAGCTGATATCGGCTAACGGCCCGCTGGCCGTGCAGGCAATCCTGCAGGCGATTCGCGAGACCGAGGGCATGCACGAGAACGAGGCGTTCAAGATCGACACCCAGATCGGAATCAAGGTGTTCTTGTCCGACGACGCCAAGGAAGGCCCCCGCGCGTTCGCCGAGAAGCGCAAGCCGCAGTTCAAAAACCGCTAGCCCTCCTGTTGCGCCGAACGTGAAGCCCTTGCGAAAAGCGGGGCCGATCTTCGCAACCAATTCACTTTCGGCGGCGCTGTCGGACCTTCACGACAAACTGCTAAGCCGTGACGGGACCACTCATCATCGGCAGCGAAGCAACGGCGAAGGGTACGTTGACGCCCTACCAGCTGCGAAGCAGCTATACAGCGATACACCCCGATGTCTACGTCCCTACCGGCACGGAGCTCACCGCAACACAGCGCGCTTACGCCGCCTGGCTGTGGTCGAAACGGCGAGGTGTTATCGCCGGACAATCGGCTTCGGCACTGCATGGCGCGAAGTGGGTGGATCACCGGAAACCGGCCCAGCTGCTCTACCAAAACCGCCATCCCCCGAAAGGCATTGTTACCTGGTCCGATCGCTTCGCACCCCACGAGGTCCAGTTGATCCGCGGCGTACAGGTAACAACTCCCGCGCGCACAGCTTTCGATCTCGCCAGCCACTATCCATTGGGTAAGGCAGTCGCCGCCATCGACGCCCTCGCCCGCGCCACTAGGCTCAGGCCCGCCGATGCCGAGCTATTGGCCGACCGCTATCGGGGCCACCGAAACATCAGGCGAGCGCGTCAAGCGCTGGCCCTCGTCAACCCGGGTGCGGAGTCACCGCAAGAGACTTGGCTGCGATTGCTGGTCGTCGAGGCGGGCTACCCGACACCACAGACCCAGATTCCGGTCTACGGCCCGTTTGGTGAGCTGGTCGGGATAGTCGACATGGGTTGGGAGGAGCGCAAACTCGCGCTCGAGTACGAGGGCGACCACCATCGGACGAATCGCCGAGTTTTCAACAACGACATCGCGCGCCACGAAACGATGACGACAGACCTTGGCTGGATCGTCATCAGGGTCACAGCAGAAGACACGCGGGGCGGTGTCCTAAGGCGTCTAGGCGCCGCCTGGGCTCGCCGAACGTGAATCCACTGCGAAAAATAGCCAAAAATATCGCAGCTGATTCACGTTCGGCGCAGGGCGGGTCAGCCCAGCGGCGCGGAAGGGGTGAACGCCACCGGCATCTTCTCTAGGCCGGAAACGAAGTTCGCCGGCCGCAGCGGCAGATCGGCGCCCGAGGCGAGCCGCAGGTCCGGGAGGCGCTGCAGCAGCCGCGTCTGCATGATCGACAGCTCCAGGCGGGCCAGCTGGTTGCCGAGGCAGAAGTGCGTGCCGAAGCCGAACGCGAGGTGGTTGTTCGGGTAGCGCTCGATGTCGAAGCTCTCCGGGTCGGTGAACACCTTCTCGTCGAAGTTCGCCGACTCGAACAGCAGGATCATCTTTTCGCCCTGATGCAGCTGGGTGCCGTGGAACTCGGTGTCCGCGGTAACCGTGCGGGCCATGTTCTTCACCGGCGCGGTCCAGCGCAGCATCTCTTCGATCGCGTTGGGCAGCAGCGCCAGATCCTTGACCAAGCGCTGGTGCTGATCGGGATGCAGCAGCAGCTGCCGCGTCCCGCCGGACAGCGTGTGGCGGGTGGTCTCGTCGCCACCGATCAGCAGCAGCAGCACCTCGGTGACGATCTGGTGGTCCTCGAGCCGGGAGCCTTCGACCTCCGCGTGCACCAGCACGCTGACCAGGTCGTCGGTCGGTTGCTCCTTGCGCGCCGCGATCATGCCCATCATGTATTCGCTGTAGGCGGCGAAGGCATCCATGGTGACCTGCATATCCGCTTCGGCCGCGGTGCTGCTCAACGCGCCGACCAGCTCGTCGGACCACTTGAGGAACATCGAGCGCTCCTCGGGAAGCACCCCCAGCATGTCCCCGATGACCGCCATCGGCAGCGGCGCGGCGAGGTCCCACACGAAGTCACACTCGCCGCGCTCGCATACCGCGTCGATCAGCGTGTCACACAGCGAAATGATCTTGGCCTCTTGGTCTTTCACCCGTTTGCGGGTGAAGCCATAGTTGACGAGCTTGCGCCGCAACAGGTGTTGCGGGTCGTCCATCTCGATCATCATCTCGACGCCGGGCTGGTCGGGTCGAATCCCGCCGGCGTTAGAGAACAGCTCGGGCTTACGTTCGGCCTCGATGACGGCCTGATACGTCGACGCGGCGGCGAGCCCGTTGCGGTCGCGGAACACCGGCTCGTTCTCGCGCATCCAGCGGTAGACCGGCCGGTAGTCACCCGCGTAGAAGGTCCCGTCGGTCAGGTCGACGTCGGGTCTGGTCGCTACGGTGGTCATGAAATCTCCCTGGCATCGCCGAATGTCATTTGTACTTGGTCAGCAGAACTGGACAACAAAGCGCGCTTCGGAAGGCCCAGCGACGCTAACTCTTTCGCGTACGGATGATCACCAAGCGTGACACGCACTCCGCCGAATCGGGTGTGCACGCCGTCCAGCGTGTGTTCGAACGCGGTTTCGCGGGTGACCCCGTCGCGGTGCGAGTAGCTGCGCTGCGCTTGCTGGCGCGGGGTCAGCCGGAAGGGCAGGCCGCGACGGAATTCCATGCCGATCACCTTCTGGCCGTCAACGGTGCATTCGAAAGCAAACTGGCGGTCCTCGCGAATCGTGAAGTCCGCCATGACTTTCGGGTAGCCCCAGATCTTGGTGCCGGCCTCCAACGTGAACGACTGGTCGACGGGCAGGTGGTGGATGAAGGCGCCGGCGTCCTGCAGCGCACGCGGGCCGCTTGCATGCGAACCGGGTGGATTGACCATCACGCTGGTGCCGAATTCGTAGTACTTGCCGAGGTCGCCGTCGATGTAGTGCATCAGCATCAACACGACGATCGCGCGCCCGGGCAGATAGCGGCAGACCCGCAGGCCGCTGTAGTCGATCAGGTGCTGCGCGGCGTCGGCATCGACGGAGAACATCGCCATATGCTGGTTTGCCGAGCGGATCCGCACCGGCATGGTGATCACCGTGCCCGCGATGGTGTGCTGCGAGGCTGTCATCGGGCCAATCTAGAACGTGTTCTTGACAACTAGCAAGAACTGTCTACACAAGCGTGCCGAGCTCGCGGACCTGCTCGGCATTGCGGCCGTTCACCACCATCATGGTGACCCCGGCCGCTTCCCAGACCTTCACCTGCTTACGGACGTAGTCCACGTCGCCGACGATCGCCGCGTCGTCGACCAGTTCGTCCGGGATGATCTGGGCGGCTCGTTCTTTGCCGTCCTTGCGTCCACTGCGGAAGAGCTTCGTGACGTCGTCGACCACCTCGGAGTAGCCCATCCGGCGGTAGACGTCGGCGTGGAAGTTGGTGTCCTCGGCGCCCATGCCGCCCATGTACAGCGCGAGGTAGGGCTTCATGCCCGCGAAGGCGGCGCTGCGGTCATCGGTGATGACGACCGTGGCCGTCGCGCAGATCTCGAAGTCCGCACGGCTGCGGCGCGCGCCGGGGCGAGCGAACCCCTCGTCGAGCCATTCGTTGTAGGTGTCGGCCATCCGCGGCGTGTAGAAGATCGGCAGCCAGCCGTCGCAGATCTCGGCGGCCAGCGCGACGTTCTTCGGGCCCTCGGCGCCCAGCATGATCGGGATGTCGGCGCGCAGCGGGTGGGTGATGGGCTTGAGGGGCTTACCCAGGCCGGTGGTCCCAGCGCCGGTCAGTGGCAACGGGTAGTGCGGCCCGTCGCTAGTCACCGGCGCCTCGCGGGCCCACACCTGCCGGAGGATGTCGATGTATTCGCGGGTGCGGGCCAGCGGCTTGGGAAACGACTGGCCGTACCAGCCCTCCACCACCTGCGGCCCGGACACGCCGAGCCCGAGGATGTGCCGGCCCCCGGACAGGTGATCGAGCGTCAGCGCGGCCATCGCGCAGGCCGTCGGGGTGCGGGCGGACAGCTGGATCACCGATGTGCCCAGCCGCAGCCGCCGCGTCGACGAGCCCCACCACGCCAGCGGCGTGTAGGCATCGGATCCCCACGCCTCGGCGGTGAACACGGCGTCGAAGCCGGCGTCCTCGGCGGCGGCGACGAGCTCCGCGTGGTTCTCCGGGGCGTGGGCGCCCCAATATCCCAGCTGCAGTCCGAGCTTCATCGCTGCCTCCTCGACCCGATGTTGAATCCGTTCTTAGAACCTGTTCTACTCGATGGCGTGACAGCCAGTTCGAGCGGCCCGACCCTGATGGATCACCCTGAGCCGCCCCTCTCCGCGCCACTGACCTTGGCCTTCGACTACACCCGTTCAGTCGGCACCACGCTGAGCAAGTTCTTCACCGCACTGCGCGAGCGCCGCGTGCTCGGGGTGCGCGGATCGGACGGTCGGGTGCACGTACCGCCGCCCGAATACGACCCCGTGACCTACGAGCCGCTGGGCGAGATGGTACCGGTGTCGGCCGTCGGCACCGTCGTGTCCTGGACCTGGCAACCCGAGCCGTTGGAAGGCCAGCCGCTGGACCGGCCGTTCGCGTGGGCGCTGATCAAGCTCGACGGCGCCGACACCCCGCTGATGCACGCGGTCGACGTTGGCGAGCCGGACAAGATCCGCACCGGCGCGCGGGTGCACGTGCACTGGGCCGACGAAACGGTGGGCGCCATCACCGACATCGCCTACTTCGTGCCCGGCGAGGACGCCGAGCCGGAGGGGCCCGCCAGCGATCAGGACCCGGTCACCATGATCGTCACGCCGGTCTCGCTGACGATCCAGCACAGCGCCTCGCACGAGGAGAGCGCGTATTTGCGGGCCATCGCCGAGGGCAGGCTGCTCGGCGCCAAGACGGGCGAAAACGGCAAGGTGTACTTCCCGCCGCACGGCGCCGACCCGGCCACCGGCCTGCCCACCACCGACTTCGTCGAACTGCCCGACAAGGGCGTCGTGACGACGTTCGCGATCATCAACATCCCGTTCCAGGGCCAGCGCATCAAGCCGCCGTACGTGGCGGCCTACGTGCTGCTCGACGGCGCCGACATCCCGTTCCTGCACCTGGTCGCCGACATCGACGCGCACGAGGTGCGGATGGGCATGCGCGTCGAGGCGGTGTGGCGGCCCCGCGAGGAGTGGGGTTTCGGCATCGACAACATCGAGTACTTCCGGCCCACCGGTGAACCGGACGCCGACTACGACACCTACAAGCACCACCTGTAAAGGGTTTACCTGCACATGAGCGAACGCAATGTTGCGGTCGTCGGCTTCGCCCACGCCCCGCATGTCCGCCGCACCGACGGCACCACCAACGGGGTCGAGATGCTGATACCGTGCTTCGCCCAGCTGTACCAGGAGCTGGGCATCTCCCGGACCGACATTGGTTTCTGGTGTTCGGGCTCGTCGGATTACCTTGCGGGACGGGCGTTTTCGTTCATCTCGGCGATCGACTCGATCGGCGCGGTGCCGCCGATCAACGAATCGCACGTCGAGATGGACGCCGCGTGGGCCCTCTACGAGGCCTACATCAAGATCCTGACCGGTGAGGTCGACACCGCGCTGGTGTACGGCTTCGGCAAATCCTCGGCCGGGGTGCTGCGCCAGATCCTGTCGCGCCAAACCGATCCCTACACGGTCGCGCCGCTGTGGCCGGACTCGGTGTCGATGGCCGGGCTGCAGGCCCGCGTGGGCCTGGACTCCGGCAAGTGGACGGAGACGCAGATGGCCCGCGTCGCGTTCGATTCCTTCGCCAACGCGCGCCGAGTCGACTCGGTCGAGCCGCCGATCAACTTCGACGATCTGCTCGAACGGCCGTACTTCGCCGACCCGCTGCGGCGGCACGACATCGCACCGATCACCGACGGCGCCGCCGCCATCGTGCTCGCCGCCGACGACCGGGCCCGCGAGTTGCGCGAAAACCCGGCCTGGATCACCGGAATCGAGCACCGCATCGAAACCCCGGTGCTGGGAGCGCGCGACCTGACCGCTTCTGCCTCGACAACGGTGGCGACCAAGATAGCCACCGGCGGCAACACCGCAGACCTCGACGTTGCCGAGATCCACGCTCCGTTCACCCATCAGCACCTGATCATCGCGGAGGCCATCCGGATACCGGGCAAGACGGCCGTCAACCCGTCGGGAGGCGCGCTGGCGGCCAATCCGATGTTCACCGCGGGTCTCGAGCGCATCGGCTTTGCCGCACAACACATTTGGAACGGCTCCGCGCAGCGGGTGCTGGCGCACGCCACCAGCGGGCCTGCGCTGCAACAGAACCTGGTGGCGGTCATGGAAGGAAAAAACTAATGGCCGGTGCAGGAGCGCACCTCGCGGCGGTACTGGGTACCGGGCAGACCAAGTATGTAGCCAAGCGCAAGGACGTTTCGATGAACGGCCTGGTGCGCGAGGCGATCGACCGGGCGCTGGAAGACTCCGGTTCGACCTTCGACGACATCGACGCGGTCGTGGTCGGCAAGGCGCCGGACTTCTTCGAGGGTGTGATGATGCCGGAGCTGTTCATGGCCGACGCCATGGGCGCCACCGGCAAGCCGCTGATCCGCGTGCACACCGCCGGTTCGGTCGGCGGATCCACCGCAATCGTGGCGGCCAGCCTGGTGCAGTCGGGCAAGTACCGGCGAGTGCTGGCGATGGCCTGGGAGAAGCAGTCGGAATCAAATGCCATGTGGGCGTTGTCGATTCCCATCCCGTTCATCAAGCCCGTCGGCGCGGGCGCGGGGGGCTACTTCGCACCGCACGTGCGGTCGTACATCCGCCGTTCCGGCGCCCCGTTGAACATCGGCGCCATGGTCGCGGTCAAGGACCGGCTCAATGGCGCCCGCAACCCGCTGGCGCATCTGCAGCAGTCCGACATCACCGTCGAGAAGGTGATGGAGTCGCCCATGCTGTGGGACCCGATCCGCTACGACGAAACCTGCCCCTCCTCCGACGGCGCAGCCGCGATGGTGATCGGCAACGAGGAGGCCGCCGAAGCCCGGCTGGCACAAGGACATCCGGTGGCCTGGGTGCACGCCACCGCGCTGCGCACCGAGCCGCTGCAGTTCTCCGGGCGGGACCAAGTCAACCCGCAGGCAAGCCGCGACGCGGCCGCCGCGCTGTGGAAAGCGGCCGGCATCACCAGTCCCATCGACGAGATCGACGCCGCCGAGATCTACGTGCCGTTCTCGTGGTTTGAGCCAATGTGGTTGGAAAGCCTGGGATTTGCGCCCGAGGGCGAGGGCTGGAAGCTCACCGAGGCCGGCGAGACCAAGATCGGAGGACGGATCCCGGTCAACGCGTCCGGGGGTGTGCTCTCGTCGAACCCGATCGGCGCGTCGGGCCTGATCCGGTTCGCCGAGTCGGCTATTCAGGTGATGGGCAAGGGCGGCGACCATCAGGTCCCCGGCGCGCGAAAAGCGTTGGGGCACGCCTACGGCGGGGGCTCCCAGTACTACTCCATGTGGGTGGTCAGCTCCGACAAGCCGGTCAAGGCATGAATCTGGCCCACGAGGCCGGCCGCCGCTCGCGCGAGGCGGTCATCGCCCGGGACAAGGAAGCCTGGTTGGCGGTGTTCACCGACGACGCGATCGTCGAGGACCCCATCGGGCCGTCGGCGTTGGACCCCGAGGGCAAGGGCCACCGGGGCCGCGACGCGATATCGGCCTTCTGGGACAAGGCCATTGCCCCCACCGACAAGATCGAGTTCGTCTTCCGCGACACCTATCAATGCGGTCTTGAGGAAGCGAACGTCGGGCACATCCTCATCACGACGGGCGATTACCAGACCACCGCCGAGGGCGTGTTCACCTACAAAGCCAACGACGAGGGCAAGATGGTCGCGTTGCGTGCGTACTGGGAGATGGACCGCGCCGTCGCGAACACTCGGAAGGTCTAGCGCGCCCCGACAAGGTTCTACCCGCTTCGACGCCTTCGGTCATCCTGGATTGAAAAAACGCTGTGCCCTAGTCCTTTTCGATTGCGATCAGACCGGCACGACGTCCACCAGGTCGCCGAGGCCGTCAAAGTCGTGGGCGTTGCGGGTGTAAAGCCGTGCAGCGTGAGCGTGGGCGGTCGCAGCTATAAGCAGGTCCATTGACCGCGCGCGCGACTGACGTCCCACGTCAACGACGGCAGCCGCCACCTGGCCGTAGCTAGCTGCTACGGCGTCATCTACAGGTAGCGCGTCGAACTTACGCTGAGCGACCAGCAGGCGCCGCAGCCGCTCCGAGCGCACCTTTTGTTCGTGCGCCACCAGAACCCCGAAGTGCAGTTCGGCCAATGTGATTGCGCTGATAGCCAACTCGCCGTCAAGGGGCTCGACCTCCGTCGCAATGACCACACTGGTGTCTAAAACCGCTCTCACTGCTCTATCCACGGGTCGCGTATGTCCTGGGCGATCGACTCACGGTCGGCATTCCACGCGGGATCCGCGGGCCCGGCGAACAATTCGGACACCTCGGCCCACCTCCTCCAGGTTCGAGAAGCCGGAGGTGCAAGCCGGGCCGCCGGGCGGCCGGCCACGGTGATGGTGATCTCCTCCCCGTCCCCGGCGCGGCGCACCAGATCGGAGGCTTTCTGGCGAAGTTCGCGCAATCCAACCGTCGACATTTGACGATGGTAGCACCTGTATAACAGGTGCTACCATCGATCAGATTAATCGGGGCGCACCGACGGCGCACCCGGTCCCGGGTGCCGGTCCAACAGCAAAAGATCCCATGCTCATTTCGGACCGACACCCGCAGTCTCGCGCCTGACGCTCGCCTCGCTAGATCGGCTCCAGTCCGGCCAAATGCCGTTGCGCCAAGTCGCGGTAGGCGGCCGGATTGAGGTTGACCCACATTTCGGCGCCCGTTCCGGCCACCGGCCCCTTCACCTTGGCCGGCGAGCCGACCGCCAGCATCCCGGCCGGTATCTGGGTGCCGGCCAGCACCAACGACCCGGCCGCGATCAAACTGCGCGCCCCGATCACCGCTCCGTCGAGGACGGTGGCGTGGTTGGCGATCAGCGCCTCGGACCCGACGTGGACGCCGTGGATGACACACAGGTGCGCCACCGTGGCGCCGGGGCCGATATCCACCGGGATGCCCGGCGGCGCGTGCAACACCGATCCGTCCTGCACGTTGGCGCCTTCCCGCACCACGATCGGCCCGTAGTCGCCGCGCAGCACGGCGTTGAACCAAATCGATGCCCCGGCCTCGACCACCACGTCACCGATCAGCGTGGCGGTCGGGGCCACAAAGGCCGTGGGATCGATCCGCGGAGCCCGACCCTCGAAAGCAAACAGCGGCATCAATTACATATACCGCATCATGCATATACCGTGGCCAGCCCCGCTGTCATTGCGCTGGGTGGCCCAAAAACTGTAACGTGTTCTAGTTAGAGGTCCACTAGCTGGTTGGAGGCGAAGCTTTGAGTACCGACACCCACGAGACGGGAGCTGTCGGCATCCGGGAGATCGATCCCGGCGCCCTGCCGACGCGCTATGCCCGGGGCTGGCATTGCCTGGGCGTCGCGAACGAATTCCTGGACGGCAAACCGCATTCAATTCAGGC is from Mycobacterium conspicuum and encodes:
- a CDS encoding fructosamine kinase family protein, translated to MTDFVKSHPGAPANYFAWEASGLRWLSSVDGGVPCAQVVSVDAGSLTLRRLQSVSPSAEAAHAFGRQLATTHGAGAPAFGVGPDGWDGPGFFGPLQQPLPMSLRPHQRWGEFYADERLAPMAELAAPQLDVATRATISEVAARCRAGDFDSDDEADRPARLHGDLWGGNVMWTPDGVVLIDPAAHAGHRETDLAMLALFGCPHYDAIITGYQRVQPLKPGWRNRIGLHQLFPLLAHVVLFGGEYAARTRAAARAALAV
- a CDS encoding acyl-CoA synthetase, encoding MALNIADLAEHAIDAVPDRVALICGDDQLTYAQLEEKANRLAHYLIDQGVKKDDKVGLYCRNRNEIVIAMLAVVKAGAIIVNVNFRYVEAELRYLFDNSDMVALVHERQYSDRVANVLPDTPNVKTVLVIEDGSDKDFQRYGGVEFYDAIAQGSPERDFGPRSADDIYLLYTGGTTGFPKGVMWRHEDIYRVLFGGTDFATGEFVKDEYDLAKAAAASEPMIRYPIPPMIHGATQSSTWMSLFGGHTTVLEPEFNADEVWRTIHKHKVNLLFFTGDAMARPLLDALQKDNDYDLSSLFLLASTAALFSPSIKEKLLELLPNRVITDSIGSSETGFGGTSIVAKDAPHSGGPRVTIDHRTVVLDDDGNEVKPGSGVRGFIAKKGNIPVGYYKDEKKTAETFRTINGVRYAIPGDYAQVEEDGTVTMLGRGSVSINSGGEKIYPEEVEAALKGHPDVFDALVVGVPDARYGQHVAAVVQPRPGTRPALAELDSFVRSEIAGYKVPRSLWLVDEVKRSPAGKPDYRWAKEQTEARPADDVHAAHATA
- a CDS encoding crotonase/enoyl-CoA hydratase family protein, translated to MLDVEGEAVAVAESPANEETGPSEADALVEQRGHTLIVTLNRPHARNALSTEMMEIMVQAWDRVDNDDDIRCCILTGAGGYFCAGMDLKAATKKPPGDSFKDGSYDPSRIDALLKGRRLKKPLIAAVEGPAIAGGTEILQGTDIRIAGESAKFGISEAKWSLYPMGGSAVRLVRQIPYTVACDLLLTGRHITAAEAKEMGLIGYLVPDGQALTKALEIAELISANGPLAVQAILQAIRETEGMHENEAFKIDTQIGIKVFLSDDAKEGPRAFAEKRKPQFKNR
- a CDS encoding type IV toxin-antitoxin system AbiEi family antitoxin, which gives rise to MTGPLIIGSEATAKGTLTPYQLRSSYTAIHPDVYVPTGTELTATQRAYAAWLWSKRRGVIAGQSASALHGAKWVDHRKPAQLLYQNRHPPKGIVTWSDRFAPHEVQLIRGVQVTTPARTAFDLASHYPLGKAVAAIDALARATRLRPADAELLADRYRGHRNIRRARQALALVNPGAESPQETWLRLLVVEAGYPTPQTQIPVYGPFGELVGIVDMGWEERKLALEYEGDHHRTNRRVFNNDIARHETMTTDLGWIVIRVTAEDTRGGVLRRLGAAWARRT
- a CDS encoding cytochrome P450 — its product is MTTVATRPDVDLTDGTFYAGDYRPVYRWMRENEPVFRDRNGLAAASTYQAVIEAERKPELFSNAGGIRPDQPGVEMMIEMDDPQHLLRRKLVNYGFTRKRVKDQEAKIISLCDTLIDAVCERGECDFVWDLAAPLPMAVIGDMLGVLPEERSMFLKWSDELVGALSSTAAEADMQVTMDAFAAYSEYMMGMIAARKEQPTDDLVSVLVHAEVEGSRLEDHQIVTEVLLLLIGGDETTRHTLSGGTRQLLLHPDQHQRLVKDLALLPNAIEEMLRWTAPVKNMARTVTADTEFHGTQLHQGEKMILLFESANFDEKVFTDPESFDIERYPNNHLAFGFGTHFCLGNQLARLELSIMQTRLLQRLPDLRLASGADLPLRPANFVSGLEKMPVAFTPSAPLG
- a CDS encoding acetoacetate decarboxylase family protein, whose amino-acid sequence is MTASQHTIAGTVITMPVRIRSANQHMAMFSVDADAAQHLIDYSGLRVCRYLPGRAIVVLMLMHYIDGDLGKYYEFGTSVMVNPPGSHASGPRALQDAGAFIHHLPVDQSFTLEAGTKIWGYPKVMADFTIREDRQFAFECTVDGQKVIGMEFRRGLPFRLTPRQQAQRSYSHRDGVTRETAFEHTLDGVHTRFGGVRVTLGDHPYAKELASLGLPKRALLSSSADQVQMTFGDAREIS
- a CDS encoding LLM class F420-dependent oxidoreductase yields the protein MKLGLQLGYWGAHAPENHAELVAAAEDAGFDAVFTAEAWGSDAYTPLAWWGSSTRRLRLGTSVIQLSARTPTACAMAALTLDHLSGGRHILGLGVSGPQVVEGWYGQSFPKPLARTREYIDILRQVWAREAPVTSDGPHYPLPLTGAGTTGLGKPLKPITHPLRADIPIMLGAEGPKNVALAAEICDGWLPIFYTPRMADTYNEWLDEGFARPGARRSRADFEICATATVVITDDRSAAFAGMKPYLALYMGGMGAEDTNFHADVYRRMGYSEVVDDVTKLFRSGRKDGKERAAQIIPDELVDDAAIVGDVDYVRKQVKVWEAAGVTMMVVNGRNAEQVRELGTLV